One part of the Algibacter sp. L1A34 genome encodes these proteins:
- a CDS encoding S41 family peptidase, translating into MKYTVLVIVSLFYITCTSQTKKRFNLDFETYDSLLLFPEKWFEWGDYSLNVDSVNVYSGKYASKITSKENAANSFGCIAYRIPANYKGESIKLEGYMKTKNIEKGYAGLMLRIDGGKKILAGDNMEKQNIHGTKDWQKYSVTLTYPENAENIIVAGIMSGTGEAWFDEFVLTIDGQDVQTLKEIEQPVYKATLDNEFDLNSKIEFPELNEELVSNLELLGKVWGFLKYNHPEVGKGNYNWDFELFRMLPKFLKVKGNLERDKVILEWIKKYGEIDACAKCIDTKAVSFVKPDMLWLEGFSLSSELKNKINYIYKNRFQGKHYYIDKGPTRNPNFVNEKYYYSMLYNDDGFKLLALYRYWNIIHYFFPYKHLTDKDWSKVLKEYIPKFIKSEGKLEYEKKCILLISDINDTHATTSVGFNNVTKKQGEFYPPFKVEFVEDKLVVTDYYNPELKEASKVEVGDVITHINNKSVEFIVDSISPYYPASNGAAKMRDISKDLLRFNKKNIDIDFISNEIKKHEFISLYPLEQLNTKWYNWTGEKSYKLLENNIGYVTLKSIKTEDIPILKETFENTKGIIIDIRNYPSAFVPYKLGSYFVSSRTPFVKIAQFNKDNPGEFNFSGPLNLENDTITYKGKLVVLVNEYSQSQSEFTAMAFRAGENTTIVGSTTAGADGSVSDIYLPGGLLTRISGNGIYYPDGAETQRIGIVPDVVIRPTVEGIKKGRDEVLEKAIEIINY; encoded by the coding sequence ATGAAATACACGGTTTTAGTTATTGTATCGCTTTTTTATATAACCTGTACATCTCAAACAAAAAAAAGATTTAATTTAGATTTTGAAACTTATGATTCATTACTATTATTTCCGGAGAAATGGTTTGAATGGGGAGATTATAGCTTAAATGTAGATAGTGTTAATGTGTATTCAGGCAAATATGCATCCAAAATAACTTCTAAAGAAAATGCTGCCAATTCTTTTGGTTGTATTGCTTACCGTATTCCTGCTAATTATAAAGGAGAGTCTATTAAACTTGAAGGCTACATGAAAACCAAAAATATTGAAAAAGGGTATGCAGGTCTTATGCTGAGAATAGATGGTGGTAAAAAAATATTAGCGGGCGATAATATGGAAAAACAAAATATCCATGGTACAAAAGATTGGCAAAAATACTCTGTAACGTTAACATATCCCGAAAATGCTGAAAATATTATTGTGGCGGGGATAATGAGTGGCACAGGTGAGGCATGGTTTGACGAATTTGTTTTAACTATAGATGGCCAGGATGTTCAAACTTTAAAAGAAATAGAACAACCCGTTTATAAAGCAACTTTAGATAATGAATTTGACTTGAATTCTAAGATTGAATTCCCTGAGCTTAATGAAGAACTTGTTAGTAATTTAGAATTATTAGGTAAAGTTTGGGGGTTTTTGAAATACAATCATCCGGAGGTAGGTAAAGGAAATTATAATTGGGATTTTGAGCTTTTTAGAATGTTACCAAAATTTTTAAAAGTTAAAGGTAACTTAGAAAGAGATAAGGTGATTCTCGAATGGATTAAAAAATACGGAGAAATTGATGCGTGTGCAAAATGTATAGATACTAAAGCTGTTAGTTTTGTAAAGCCTGATATGTTATGGTTGGAAGGGTTTAGTTTGAGTTCAGAATTAAAAAATAAAATAAATTATATTTATAAAAATAGATTTCAAGGAAAGCATTATTATATTGATAAAGGTCCTACTAGGAATCCGAATTTTGTAAATGAAAAATATTACTATTCCATGTTGTATAATGATGATGGGTTTAAATTATTAGCTCTTTATCGATATTGGAATATCATTCATTATTTTTTTCCTTATAAACATTTAACAGATAAAGACTGGAGTAAAGTTTTAAAAGAATATATTCCAAAGTTTATAAAATCAGAGGGTAAATTAGAATACGAAAAAAAATGTATTTTATTAATAAGTGACATTAATGATACTCATGCAACAACTTCAGTTGGTTTTAATAATGTAACTAAAAAACAAGGTGAGTTTTACCCGCCTTTTAAAGTTGAATTTGTCGAAGATAAATTAGTAGTTACAGATTATTATAATCCTGAGTTAAAAGAAGCTTCGAAGGTTGAAGTTGGGGACGTGATTACACATATTAATAATAAATCTGTTGAGTTTATTGTGGATAGTATTAGTCCTTATTATCCAGCATCAAATGGCGCTGCGAAAATGAGAGATATTTCTAAAGATCTTTTACGTTTCAATAAAAAAAATATTGATATTGATTTTATTTCTAATGAAATCAAAAAGCACGAGTTTATATCGCTTTATCCTTTGGAGCAATTGAATACGAAGTGGTATAATTGGACGGGTGAAAAAAGTTATAAATTATTAGAAAATAATATTGGCTATGTAACTTTAAAATCGATAAAAACTGAGGACATACCGATATTAAAAGAAACTTTTGAAAACACAAAAGGTATTATTATTGATATAAGAAACTATCCTTCGGCTTTTGTGCCTTATAAATTAGGTTCTTATTTTGTTTCGTCAAGAACTCCTTTTGTTAAAATAGCTCAATTTAATAAAGATAACCCTGGGGAATTTAATTTTTCGGGACCTTTGAATCTCGAAAACGATACTATAACATATAAAGGCAAGTTGGTTGTTTTGGTTAATGAATATTCGCAAAGTCAATCGGAATTTACTGCTATGGCATTTAGAGCAGGAGAGAACACTACTATTGTTGGAAGTACTACAGCTGGAGCAGATGGTAGTGTTTCTGATATATATTTACCAGGAGGATTATTAACTAGAATTTCTGGAAATGGTATTTATTATCCAGATGGTGCAGAAACTCAAAGAATTGGTATTGTTCCCGATGTGGTGATTAGGCCAACTGTTGAAGGAATTAAAAAGGGGAGAGATGAAGTATTGGAAAAAGCAATTGAAATAATAAATTATTAA
- the rsmG gene encoding 16S rRNA (guanine(527)-N(7))-methyltransferase RsmG — translation MKLLLKYFPDLTEDQIEKFTQLETLYQDWNLKINVVSRKDIDELYLRHVLHSLGIAKIIQFKDGSHILDVGTGGGFPGIPLAIMFPECSFHLVDSIAKKLKVVNEVVEGLGLTNVKTTHSRVEETNGNYDFIVSRAVAAMPTFVHWVKGKIAKEQNHELKNGILYLKGGDLTEELKDYKTTTIFDLSDYFDEDFYETKKIVHLPLKYRG, via the coding sequence ATGAAACTGCTTTTAAAATATTTCCCCGACTTAACGGAAGACCAAATTGAAAAATTCACCCAATTAGAAACCTTATATCAAGATTGGAATTTAAAAATAAATGTAGTTTCTCGAAAAGATATCGATGAGCTTTATTTAAGACATGTATTACATTCTTTAGGAATAGCTAAAATAATCCAATTTAAAGATGGTAGCCATATTCTAGATGTTGGAACAGGTGGTGGATTCCCAGGAATCCCTTTAGCTATAATGTTTCCCGAATGTTCATTTCATTTAGTAGATAGTATTGCTAAAAAACTAAAAGTAGTTAACGAAGTTGTTGAAGGCTTAGGTTTAACCAATGTAAAAACAACACATAGCCGCGTTGAAGAGACCAATGGGAATTACGATTTTATTGTAAGCCGTGCCGTTGCTGCTATGCCTACTTTTGTACATTGGGTAAAAGGAAAAATTGCAAAAGAGCAAAACCACGAACTAAAAAATGGTATTCTATATTTAAAAGGTGGCGATCTAACCGAAGAGCTAAAAGATTACAAAACCACTACTATTTTTGATTTATCTGACTATTTTGATGAAGATTTCTACGAAACCAAAAAAATAGTACACTTACCTTTAAAGTATCGCGGGTAA
- the apaG gene encoding Co2+/Mg2+ efflux protein ApaG, with translation MVQQVTCGIKISVVTNFEGSFYKNYKMQYAFAYTVTIENQSKDSVQLFARHWEILDALNNVETVIGEGVIGKKPVLKPGESHTYTSGCLLKSPFGAMQGHYNMVNFTTTKKFQVTIPTFKLSATFAIN, from the coding sequence ATGGTACAACAAGTTACATGCGGCATAAAAATTTCGGTAGTTACAAACTTCGAAGGCTCATTTTATAAAAACTATAAAATGCAATATGCCTTTGCCTATACCGTAACCATAGAAAACCAAAGTAAAGATTCCGTACAACTTTTTGCCCGCCACTGGGAGATTCTAGATGCCTTAAATAATGTAGAAACCGTAATTGGCGAAGGTGTAATAGGTAAAAAACCTGTTTTAAAACCAGGAGAATCACACACGTACACATCTGGCTGTTTGCTTAAATCGCCTTTTGGCGCTATGCAAGGGCACTACAACATGGTCAATTTTACAACTACAAAAAAATTCCAAGTAACCATCCCTACATTTAAGTTGAGTGCTACTTTTGCTATCAATTAA
- a CDS encoding NADH:ubiquinone reductase (Na(+)-transporting) subunit B, which produces MGLKNNLHKLKQKYKGTKMAPAFNAIHTFLYLPNETTHNGTHIKAADDLKRTMNTVIMAMVPCLLFGMFNAGYQHNLQVGEVQAVTAGFFSPEFWAFDNFIIGFWKIIPLVIVSYGVGLGIEFLFAVIKNHEVEEGYLVTGMLVPLIVPIDIPLWMLAVAVIFGVVIGKEVFGGTGMNILNPALTIRAFLFFAYPTWMSGDKVWVEGAVERTKEIAAGANLDAISGETILGTLAQGKAVTHSVADMFFGFIPGSVGETSTLLIILGGLFLVFSKIGSWKIMLSSCVGALVMGLIFNGVVSSGWITETSKFYGLMSTEFWHHLLIGGFAFGTVFMATDPVTASQTNKGKWIYGFLIGFLSIMIRVFNPAYPEGVMLAILLMNVFAPTIDHYVVQGNVKKRMKRLKAKVA; this is translated from the coding sequence ATGGGTTTAAAAAATAATTTACATAAATTAAAGCAAAAGTATAAAGGGACAAAAATGGCACCTGCATTTAATGCAATCCATACCTTTTTATACTTACCAAATGAGACCACACATAATGGAACTCATATAAAAGCAGCCGACGATTTAAAGCGTACTATGAATACAGTAATTATGGCTATGGTGCCATGTTTATTGTTTGGTATGTTTAACGCTGGTTATCAACATAACTTACAGGTTGGAGAAGTTCAAGCTGTAACGGCAGGTTTCTTTAGTCCAGAATTTTGGGCTTTTGATAACTTTATTATTGGTTTTTGGAAAATCATTCCTTTAGTAATTGTTTCTTACGGTGTTGGTTTAGGAATTGAATTCTTATTCGCGGTAATAAAAAATCACGAAGTTGAAGAAGGTTATTTAGTAACAGGTATGTTAGTGCCATTAATTGTGCCAATTGATATTCCTTTATGGATGTTGGCCGTTGCTGTTATCTTTGGTGTTGTTATCGGAAAAGAAGTTTTTGGTGGTACTGGGATGAATATCTTAAATCCAGCATTAACAATTAGAGCCTTTTTATTCTTTGCATATCCTACTTGGATGTCTGGAGATAAAGTTTGGGTTGAAGGTGCAGTTGAAAGAACAAAAGAAATTGCTGCTGGAGCTAATTTAGATGCCATTTCTGGAGAAACTATTTTGGGGACTTTAGCACAAGGGAAAGCGGTTACACATTCTGTTGCCGATATGTTCTTTGGTTTTATCCCTGGTTCAGTTGGAGAAACTTCAACACTACTTATTATTTTAGGTGGTTTGTTTTTAGTGTTTTCTAAAATTGGAAGCTGGAAAATTATGTTATCATCATGTGTTGGCGCATTAGTTATGGGCTTAATTTTTAATGGTGTTGTAAGTTCTGGTTGGATTACTGAAACAAGTAAGTTTTATGGATTAATGAGTACTGAATTTTGGCATCACTTACTTATTGGTGGTTTTGCTTTTGGTACCGTGTTTATGGCTACCGACCCAGTTACGGCGTCGCAAACCAATAAAGGAAAATGGATTTATGGTTTCTTAATAGGGTTTCTTTCTATTATGATTCGTGTATTCAATCCAGCATATCCAGAAGGTGTGATGTTAGCTATTCTATTAATGAATGTGTTTGCTCCAACTATAGACCATTATGTGGTTCAAG
- a CDS encoding fatty acid desaturase family protein: protein MTKQTVSFSRKDPAKFFKTLNKRVNDYFKENDIKRTGNWKLYNKAIIMFALLIVPAVLILTVPMSGWLQALCMVVVGIGMAGVGMNVMHDANHGSFSSKKWVNKLMGSSIYILAGNDYNWKVQHNVLHHTYTNIQGHDEDIDAGRIIRFSKHSKWFKIHQYQKYYAFFLYGLLTANWAITTDFIQTYKYLKRKLAYGKLPSPATQWTKLIIGKIVYYSLWVALPLILGFAWWQVLIGFLIMHYTAGIILSVVFQLAHVVPSTVMPLPDEDGNMKNTWAIHQLFTTCNFSPKSWLAEFYTGGLNRQVEHHLFANISHVHYSKIAKIVKETANEFSLPYNEYNTFWKAVSEHYNQLKVLGKNPDLA from the coding sequence ATGACTAAACAAACCGTCTCATTTTCGAGAAAAGACCCTGCTAAGTTCTTTAAAACGTTGAATAAACGTGTTAATGATTACTTTAAGGAGAACGATATTAAACGCACAGGAAACTGGAAATTATATAATAAAGCCATCATAATGTTTGCTTTACTAATTGTTCCAGCAGTATTAATTTTAACAGTACCCATGTCTGGATGGCTACAAGCTTTATGCATGGTAGTTGTTGGTATTGGTATGGCAGGAGTAGGCATGAATGTGATGCACGATGCTAACCATGGTTCATTCTCCAGTAAAAAATGGGTGAACAAATTAATGGGAAGTAGTATTTACATTTTAGCTGGAAATGACTACAATTGGAAAGTACAACATAATGTATTGCACCATACATATACCAATATTCAAGGACATGATGAAGATATTGATGCGGGTAGAATTATCCGTTTTTCAAAACATTCAAAATGGTTTAAAATTCATCAATACCAAAAGTATTATGCATTCTTTTTATACGGACTGTTAACTGCAAACTGGGCTATTACAACAGATTTTATACAAACCTATAAATACCTAAAACGTAAATTAGCTTATGGTAAGTTACCAAGTCCTGCAACACAATGGACTAAACTTATTATTGGTAAAATTGTGTATTATTCTCTTTGGGTGGCCTTACCATTAATTTTAGGTTTTGCTTGGTGGCAAGTATTAATAGGGTTCTTAATTATGCATTACACAGCTGGAATAATCTTAAGTGTTGTTTTTCAATTGGCACACGTGGTTCCTAGCACTGTTATGCCTTTGCCTGATGAGGATGGTAATATGAAAAACACTTGGGCTATTCACCAATTATTTACAACTTGTAATTTTTCACCTAAAAGCTGGTTAGCTGAATTTTATACTGGAGGTTTAAACCGACAAGTAGAGCACCATTTATTTGCTAATATTAGCCACGTGCATTATAGTAAAATAGCAAAAATAGTTAAAGAAACAGCAAACGAGTTCAGTTTACCATATAATGAATACAACACATTTTGGAAAGCAGTTTCAGAACATTATAATCAATTAAAAGTGCTTGGGAAAAATCCTGATTTAGCATAA
- a CDS encoding Na(+)-translocating NADH-quinone reductase subunit A: MSNDIRIKKGLDIKLIGEADKTVEQAIISNYYTIRPEDFHGVIPKLVAKEGTSVKAGDTLFFDKSQDSVMFLSPVSGKVIEVQRGPKRRLDAIKIEADKSQVFADLGKFDLSSATAESVKAHLLASGCWPFVKQRPYDVIANPNKSSKAIFISGYASAPLAADLDFTLKGKEAELQAAVTALGKLTEGAVHISVGTSSSPLAGLTGVTTHKVSGPHPSGNVGTLINKVDPVNKGEVVWTVNAQDLVIIGELLLTGKFNAERIVALAGSSVEKPRYFKTIIGSEISTIIYDKGVSKEGNDRVISGNVLSGKQIQPDGNLDYYSNVISVIPEGDDYEFFGWTKPVFNKISTSRALTFSWLSKTKKYDLNTNTNGEHRAFVTTGVYEEVFPLDIYPMQILKACMYKDLDEMEVLGMYEVAPEDFALTEFVCVSKQPHQKIIREGLDLMLKEIG, from the coding sequence ATGTCAAACGACATTCGTATTAAAAAAGGTCTGGACATTAAACTTATAGGTGAAGCTGATAAAACCGTTGAACAAGCGATTATTAGTAACTACTACACTATAAGGCCAGAGGATTTTCACGGCGTAATTCCAAAACTTGTTGCAAAAGAAGGTACTTCAGTAAAAGCTGGGGATACTTTGTTTTTCGATAAATCCCAAGACTCGGTAATGTTTTTATCGCCAGTTTCAGGGAAAGTGATTGAAGTACAGCGTGGACCAAAACGACGCCTAGATGCTATTAAAATTGAAGCTGATAAATCGCAAGTTTTTGCAGATTTAGGAAAATTTGATTTAAGTAGTGCCACAGCGGAATCTGTAAAAGCACATTTGTTAGCATCAGGATGCTGGCCGTTTGTAAAACAACGCCCTTATGATGTTATTGCAAATCCAAATAAATCGTCAAAAGCGATATTTATTTCGGGTTATGCTAGCGCACCATTGGCTGCCGATTTAGACTTTACTTTAAAAGGTAAAGAAGCTGAATTGCAAGCTGCGGTAACTGCTTTAGGTAAACTAACGGAAGGTGCTGTGCATATTTCAGTTGGTACCTCTAGTTCACCTCTTGCTGGTTTAACAGGTGTTACTACTCATAAAGTTTCTGGACCACACCCATCTGGGAATGTTGGTACACTAATTAATAAAGTGGATCCTGTAAATAAAGGCGAAGTAGTTTGGACGGTAAATGCTCAAGACTTGGTTATTATTGGGGAACTTTTATTAACTGGTAAGTTTAATGCAGAACGTATTGTAGCTTTAGCTGGCTCTTCGGTTGAAAAACCAAGATATTTTAAAACTATTATTGGTAGTGAAATTTCTACCATTATTTACGATAAAGGTGTTTCTAAAGAAGGTAACGATCGTGTTATTTCTGGAAATGTGTTATCAGGAAAACAAATTCAACCAGACGGAAATTTAGACTATTACAGTAATGTAATATCTGTTATTCCTGAAGGTGATGATTATGAGTTTTTTGGATGGACTAAACCTGTCTTCAATAAAATTTCTACGTCTAGAGCCTTAACATTTTCTTGGTTAAGTAAAACAAAAAAATACGATTTAAACACCAACACTAATGGTGAGCATCGTGCTTTTGTTACTACAGGTGTTTACGAAGAGGTTTTTCCTTTAGATATTTATCCAATGCAAATTTTAAAAGCTTGTATGTATAAAGATTTAGATGAAATGGAAGTTTTAGGAATGTACGAAGTTGCACCTGAAGATTTCGCCTTAACCGAGTTTGTATGTGTATCTAAACAACCGCATCAAAAAATTATTAGAGAAGGTTTAGACTTAATGCTTAAAGAAATAGGATAA
- a CDS encoding pyridoxal phosphate-dependent aminotransferase, whose protein sequence is MQLLSDRILNMATSATLAMAAKARELRGEGKDIIGLSLGEPDFNTPDFIKDAAIQAVNDNYNSYSPVDGYVDLKEAVIAKFKRDNNLTYTLPQVVVSTGAKQSLANIASVMLNKGDEVILPCPYWVSYSDIVKLNDGVPVEVATSIDTDFKMTPAQLEAAITPKTKMMWFSSPCNPSGSVYSREELRALADVLVKYPNIYVVSDEIYEHINYGSGHSSIAEFDDMYNNTITVNGVSKAFAMTGWRIGFIGAPEKIARACNKMQGQITSGANCIAQRAVITALQAEPSAVKYMIDEFKVRRDLVLDLLSDVKGFNSNTPEGAFYVFPDVSYYFGKTLRGTKINNATDFSLYLLEEALVATVTGAAFGNPNCIRISYAASQEQIIEAIKRIKEVVS, encoded by the coding sequence ATGCAATTACTATCTGATAGAATTTTAAACATGGCTACATCGGCAACGTTAGCTATGGCTGCCAAAGCGCGCGAATTAAGAGGCGAAGGCAAAGACATTATTGGTTTAAGTCTTGGGGAACCAGATTTTAACACACCAGATTTTATTAAAGATGCAGCCATTCAAGCTGTAAATGATAATTACAATTCGTACTCTCCAGTAGATGGTTATGTAGATTTAAAAGAGGCAGTTATTGCGAAATTTAAACGCGATAATAACTTAACGTATACTTTACCTCAAGTTGTTGTTTCTACGGGAGCTAAACAATCTTTGGCAAATATTGCTAGCGTTATGTTGAATAAAGGAGATGAGGTTATTTTACCTTGTCCTTATTGGGTAAGTTATTCTGATATTGTAAAATTAAACGATGGTGTGCCAGTAGAGGTTGCAACATCTATTGATACAGATTTTAAAATGACTCCTGCACAATTGGAAGCGGCTATTACGCCAAAAACCAAAATGATGTGGTTTAGTTCACCTTGTAACCCAAGTGGATCTGTTTACAGTAGAGAAGAATTAAGAGCTTTAGCCGATGTATTGGTTAAATATCCTAATATCTATGTGGTTTCAGATGAAATTTATGAGCATATTAATTACGGTTCTGGTCATTCAAGTATTGCAGAATTTGATGATATGTACAATAATACAATTACGGTAAACGGTGTATCGAAAGCTTTCGCTATGACGGGATGGCGTATTGGTTTTATTGGTGCTCCAGAAAAAATTGCTCGTGCATGTAATAAAATGCAAGGTCAAATTACTAGTGGTGCTAACTGTATTGCACAACGTGCAGTAATTACAGCGTTACAAGCAGAGCCGAGTGCTGTTAAATATATGATCGACGAGTTTAAAGTGCGTCGTGATTTAGTTTTAGATTTATTGAGCGATGTTAAAGGTTTTAACTCAAACACGCCAGAAGGTGCTTTTTACGTATTTCCAGATGTATCTTATTACTTCGGAAAAACATTAAGAGGTACAAAAATAAATAATGCTACCGATTTTTCTTTATATTTATTAGAAGAAGCTTTAGTTGCAACCGTTACAGGTGCTGCTTTTGGTAATCCTAATTGTATTCGTATTTCTTATGCAGCTTCGCAAGAACAAATTATTGAAGCTATTAAGCGTATTAAAGAAGTAGTGAGCTAG
- a CDS encoding type IX secretion system plug protein domain-containing protein: protein MKSKVIKTFLIALLPCLIFSQVEEVSPPDFIKTINFKSNTPETQLPILKLGEYVVLEFDALNGEEADYYYKIEHYNFDWTPSNLIKSEFLNGFDNQRIRDYENSLNTYQIFSHYKLTIPNQFTKGLKVSGNYMISIFNDDDELVFSRKFMIYEDKTAVGVSVKRSRNIEFIEEKQRIELLITSNNIQLNNPTQTVKAVIIQNNNLNNVIANIKPQYTIGSKLIYKYDNETSFWAGNEFLFFENKDVRAANTGIQFIDLKDIYHNYLYTNMERASKPYTYNPDINGNYLITNVDADDASIESDYVWMHFSLLGDDFLTNKNVHIYGNFNNYAINDSTRMIFDEANNRFTNTMLLKQGFYNYKYIVVNDDGTINEGAVSGNFWQTENNYKVLVYYRDLGARYDKIIGLGEASSVNITN, encoded by the coding sequence ATGAAATCTAAGGTAATAAAAACATTTCTTATAGCACTCCTCCCTTGTCTTATTTTTTCTCAAGTTGAAGAAGTAAGTCCTCCTGATTTCATTAAAACCATCAATTTTAAAAGTAACACACCCGAAACCCAATTACCTATTTTAAAACTAGGCGAATATGTTGTTTTAGAATTCGACGCCTTAAATGGCGAAGAGGCAGACTACTACTATAAAATTGAACATTACAATTTCGACTGGACACCTTCCAACCTTATAAAATCTGAATTCTTAAATGGTTTCGATAATCAGCGTATTCGTGATTACGAAAATTCACTTAACACCTATCAAATATTTTCACATTACAAACTCACCATCCCAAACCAATTTACAAAAGGACTAAAAGTTTCTGGGAATTATATGATTTCTATTTTTAATGACGACGACGAATTAGTATTCTCTAGAAAATTCATGATTTATGAAGACAAAACCGCCGTTGGTGTAAGCGTAAAACGATCAAGAAACATTGAATTCATTGAAGAAAAACAACGAATAGAACTCCTAATTACCTCAAACAACATCCAGCTAAATAACCCAACACAAACTGTAAAAGCCGTCATTATTCAAAATAATAATTTAAACAACGTAATCGCGAATATTAAACCACAATACACCATTGGCAGCAAGCTTATATATAAATACGATAACGAAACTAGTTTTTGGGCCGGCAATGAATTTCTCTTTTTCGAAAATAAAGATGTTCGCGCAGCCAACACCGGTATTCAGTTTATAGACCTTAAAGATATTTACCATAATTACCTTTACACCAACATGGAACGCGCCAGTAAACCATACACATATAACCCAGATATTAACGGAAATTACTTAATAACCAATGTTGATGCAGATGACGCTAGCATTGAGTCAGATTACGTTTGGATGCATTTTTCACTGTTAGGCGACGACTTTTTAACCAATAAGAACGTACATATATATGGAAACTTTAATAATTACGCGATAAACGATAGCACCCGTATGATTTTCGATGAAGCAAATAACCGTTTTACAAACACCATGCTACTAAAGCAAGGGTTTTATAACTACAAATATATTGTTGTCAACGATGACGGTACAATAAATGAAGGTGCCGTAAGCGGTAATTTCTGGCAAACTGAAAACAATTACAAAGTTCTAGTGTATTATCGCGATTTAGGTGCTCGATACGATAAAATCATTGGTTTAGGAGAAGCCAGCTCAGTGAACATCACAAATTAA